ACGCGGAGCATGGCCGCCCTGCGCTCGCGAGCGAACTCCGCGATGACGCCGGTGACGGGACCCTTGCCCCGCCCCGGGACGTCCGCTCCCGCCGCCGGAGCCCACAGGGCCGCGGCCGCACCGAATCCGATCGCGACAAGAGCCATACGCCACATGCTGGCCTCCTTCCGTTGTGTTCCCCCGGCGCTGTCACGCGCCGGCCCGCTCCCCCCAGATCCGCGTGTTGAGATTCAGATCCTCGACGATCCCGATGACGAGTTGCAGGTCCTCGAAGTAGCCGCGGATCTCGTCGTAGTCGATCAGCGACCGCCAGACGCGCGGCTCAAAGAGGTCGTGGTCGAACGAAAGGGCCGCGTACAGGTTGGAGTCCACGAAGGCGAGCCGGAGTTCGCGCCGGGATTTTTCCTGGAACGCCTTCAAGCGCTCCATGAGGCTTGTCGAAAGGACATAGCGGGCCGTGACCTGGTCCGAACCGTACACGGCGAACTGCCTCTCGAATTCCGGGTCCTCGAGCTTGACCAGTTCTCCGTACCGGCTGCTTCCGAACTGCAAGGCCGCGCCGAAATCGCCGAACAGCCGTTCCAGCGTGTCCGGCAACACGTAGGTGCGCCCCTGGAACGTCTTGTTGAACTCGCATACGAAAAACAGGCCGCGGAAGATCGTGTGCCATGTTTCGCGCGTTCCGCCCTTGGACGTGCGGTCCCGGGTCTTGTATTGCGTGTGGAGCTCGGAGAAGAACATCGGCGTCCGGCCCAGTTGGCCCTGCACAAAATCGTCGCCCCGGTACCGGTCCCACTTTCGCGGAAACAGGCCGCTCTCCGCGTACACGGGCTCGGTCACGCGGGACGCCGGCTCGTACTTCAACCCGGGCTCGATGAATTCGATGATCTTCCCGACAACCGTGTTCTTGTAGCGGGCGATGTACTCCCGGGATTTCCGCTCCGTCCACGCATAGACGGCAAACCAGCCGCCGAACAGCGCGATGGCGCAGAGTCCGATAAGGATGACAGGGAGAAGATCGGGTTTCATGGCGGGATTATTCCAGCAGTCCGCCGACGGCCAGGACCAGGACGATCAGCCCGGCCGTCACCAGCCAGAAGATCATTACGCGGTTCCGAACGGCCTTGCGTTCCTCGTCGATCTTCTCCAGGTCGGGCAGGATCGTGCTCTGGTAAAACGCCTTGAATTCCTCGATGGATTTCATGATGGGCCCGCCGGGATGCAGACGACCGGAATGCCTGTAATCCAACCCATACGTTCCTCCCCGCGCAAAAATCGCCGTCGGCCGGCGATGGAACGAAGGATAGGGCGGCGCCGGGGCCCGGGCAACCGAAATGTTCAGAACGCGTGCTTCCAGTTGAAATACAACCGCGCCCGCCCGTCCGGGTAGCCCCCGAGCGAGATGTCCAGCGGGTCGAGCAGGCTGATCCAGAACCGGGGGGCGGCCACGCGGGAGGGGTCGCGCCGGATCCATTCCTTCAGCCGGTACCGCGCCTCGCCGAGCAGCGCCCCGCCCAGCGGCGTGACCAGCAGGTCCACGGCGGACGGCTGCTGGACCATGTTCTCGGGGATGTACTCGTAGAACGCCGACAGCGCCGCGCTGTAGGCCAACGAGCCCCACAGGTCCCAGCCGCGGTTCCGCGCCACGAGGTAGTACTCCGCCCCGGCCAGCGGGTGAAGCACGTAGTCGAACACCGGGTCGTCCTTGTCCCACACCGGCGGCTGCGTGAACCCGTCCTCGAAATCGTGATCGGGATCCCGCCAATCCGGATTGTGCCGGTGAGCGGCAATGATGGGAAAGGAGACCAGCATGAATCCCGCGGTCATCCAGCCCAGGCTGGTCCGCCGGGCCGGTTCGGCGTGGATGGCCTGCCCGGACGCGGCCTTGCCGCGGGCCGGCCACGAAAGCGCGATCAGCAGCAGCACGGCAGGCGCGTGCCGGGAAAGAAACCGGGTCAGGACGGGGAGGATCTGGCAGAAGCGGCGCACGCGAAAAACGTAGGCCAAAAGAAAGCCGGCGTCAATGTGGCGGCCGTAAACCGACTCGACGCCGTCGCATTCTGTTGCTATGAGGAAACAGCAATGAACGAACGGAAAAGCCAGTCGGCGGCCCGGCCGGCGCGGGAGCGCCCGGCATGAAATATCCCCGTCGCCTGGCTATTGCTCATTTTCACCTGCGTCCCGGCGGCGTCACCCGCGTGATCGGGCATGCCTTGGCCGCCCTTTCGAAATCGGGGGCGCGGGTGGTCGTGCTGGCCGGGCCGTCCGAGCATCGCGACGTGCCGGAGGGGTCATGCGTCCGCGAGGTGGACGGGCTCGGATACGCCGAGGATCTCGCCGGCTCGGACTTGGCGGCCGAAGGGCTGGCCGACCGTTTGAAGGATGCCGCACGCAAGGCCTTGGGCGGGCCGCCCGATCTCTGGCATTTCCATAATCATTCCCTGGGAAAAAGCGGCGCAGTGCCGCTGGTCATCGAGCGGCTCGCTGCTGAAGGCCAGCGCTTGCTCCTGCAAATCCATGATTTTCCGGAAGACGGGCGCCCCGCCAACTACCGTAGCCTGCTGGAGCACGTGGGCGAAAGGCGCGCGTCCCTGCTGGGGCGGCGCCTTTATCCGCAGGCCCTCCATATACATTATGCCACGCTGAATACGCGCGATCTGGCGTTTCTTCGCGCGGCGGGCGTGGCCCCGGAGCGTCTGCACTTCCTGCCTAACCCG
The window above is part of the Kiritimatiellia bacterium genome. Proteins encoded here:
- a CDS encoding DUF3137 domain-containing protein, whose amino-acid sequence is MKPDLLPVILIGLCAIALFGGWFAVYAWTERKSREYIARYKNTVVGKIIEFIEPGLKYEPASRVTEPVYAESGLFPRKWDRYRGDDFVQGQLGRTPMFFSELHTQYKTRDRTSKGGTRETWHTIFRGLFFVCEFNKTFQGRTYVLPDTLERLFGDFGAALQFGSSRYGELVKLEDPEFERQFAVYGSDQVTARYVLSTSLMERLKAFQEKSRRELRLAFVDSNLYAALSFDHDLFEPRVWRSLIDYDEIRGYFEDLQLVIGIVEDLNLNTRIWGERAGA
- a CDS encoding DUF3943 domain-containing protein, producing the protein MAYVFRVRRFCQILPVLTRFLSRHAPAVLLLIALSWPARGKAASGQAIHAEPARRTSLGWMTAGFMLVSFPIIAAHRHNPDWRDPDHDFEDGFTQPPVWDKDDPVFDYVLHPLAGAEYYLVARNRGWDLWGSLAYSAALSAFYEYIPENMVQQPSAVDLLVTPLGGALLGEARYRLKEWIRRDPSRVAAPRFWISLLDPLDISLGGYPDGRARLYFNWKHAF